From the Thermococcus guaymasensis DSM 11113 genome, one window contains:
- a CDS encoding DUF530 family protein, with translation MTTTEELVAQVNKILDDIGIDLGELFEDFDPVRLAYTLSRNASLLNDLREELERRVGETAPSLRFMDKKNRDPHLQWIYRKKHNRALALERLHSAITAHKMALALLSANYTFKLGRKEIPIDAITKENIEKVKAVEKPVKLGRLEILPHLAYSGDVLRLLSKESIEVREAFKFIKGKLREKGTIRTKSIRIEVEYFENNRLKKARLDLPANADIEMELRKRFGRRFRWRVLTFVKTKGVLINNHYTVDNLALAYASLDPEKGAEKLGLDLFRYYFLTSETERVSLGLYPDIKLCVDCHYSIFDLPFKGEADFRTGYGSMLIIRKCEMESQLSGKRADISMIPNYVLGGVLLYGISNWDEKKVSEILEIPLESLEEGLRKFVISGLHKVIFTEDEIKKFEKFMPKSDRAREFLALLQG, from the coding sequence ATGACGACGACTGAAGAGCTCGTCGCCCAGGTCAACAAGATACTTGACGACATAGGGATAGACCTGGGCGAGCTCTTCGAGGACTTCGACCCGGTTAGGTTAGCCTACACCCTCTCCCGTAACGCTTCCCTTTTGAACGATCTCCGGGAGGAGCTTGAGAGGCGCGTTGGGGAAACGGCTCCCTCCCTCCGCTTCATGGACAAGAAGAACCGCGATCCGCACCTCCAGTGGATCTACAGGAAGAAGCACAACAGGGCTTTGGCTTTGGAGAGGCTCCACTCCGCCATAACCGCCCACAAGATGGCCTTAGCTCTGCTCTCGGCCAACTACACCTTCAAGCTCGGCAGAAAGGAAATTCCAATAGATGCCATAACTAAGGAGAACATTGAAAAGGTCAAGGCCGTTGAAAAGCCCGTAAAGCTCGGAAGGCTCGAAATCCTACCCCACCTCGCTTACTCCGGAGACGTCCTCAGGCTGCTCTCAAAGGAGAGCATCGAGGTAAGAGAAGCTTTCAAGTTCATCAAGGGCAAGCTCCGCGAGAAGGGCACAATCAGGACGAAGAGCATAAGGATCGAGGTCGAGTACTTTGAGAACAACAGGCTGAAGAAGGCCCGCCTCGACCTCCCTGCCAATGCCGACATCGAAATGGAGCTTAGAAAGCGCTTTGGAAGGAGGTTCCGCTGGCGCGTGCTCACTTTCGTGAAGACGAAGGGAGTCCTGATAAACAACCACTACACGGTTGACAACCTCGCCCTCGCCTACGCGTCCCTCGACCCGGAGAAGGGCGCTGAGAAGCTTGGCCTCGACCTTTTCCGCTACTACTTCCTCACCTCCGAGACAGAGCGCGTGAGTCTAGGCCTCTACCCGGACATAAAGCTCTGTGTGGACTGCCACTACTCAATCTTCGACCTTCCCTTCAAAGGAGAGGCCGACTTTAGAACCGGCTACGGAAGTATGCTGATAATCCGGAAGTGTGAAATGGAAAGCCAGCTCTCCGGAAAGAGGGCGGATATTAGTATGATCCCCAATTACGTCCTTGGAGGAGTTCTTCTCTATGGCATCAGCAACTGGGACGAGAAAAAGGTCTCCGAGATTCTTGAGATCCCCCTCGAAAGCCTGGAGGAGGGACTGAGGAAGTTCGTTATATCCGGCCTCCACAAGGTAATCTTCACGGAGGATGAAATAAAGAAGTTTGAAAAGTTCATGCCTAAGAGCGACCGCGCGAGGGAGTTTTTGGCATTACTACAGGGGTGA